agactgcaaggtagctgcatggcgtccgcaaccctgctttcctccttcctatcttgttcttttctgcaTTTTAGACTTATTATATATTAGACTATCGGATTtatatatttagaggctctagactcgtgacaccagatgtttgggctgtgttggtttaatgttttattaattttcaCACATTTTAGCCattttatacatttcttatgaaaaattgagatttaaactcgtgttagaaaatggttttataaaagaaattcgTTGTgattaatggtttgggttggcttgcctagtaatgtgataggcgccatcacgaccgggtatttggggtcatgagaagttggtatcagagcctaggttacataggtatcgcgagtcatgagccagtttagtagagtctcgcggatcagtaaaAGTtcatcctcgagaggctgcagaacctttaggaaaaagttcatattcttgaaattttgtcgtgcgaatctgttgatacgagcactaaacttctgttattccattctctcacagatggtgaggacacgtgctaccgagaaggatggacgaccaccagtaccaccagttggggccctagaggccgaggatgcggtcgaggccgtggtaggggtgtagcccgcacgtTAGCTAGGGTagcacttgcagatccaccagctaccccagttcaggatcatgtCCCAGTTGTGGATACTACAGCAACACccgctcaggcaccagctgtgcctattgtgattccaggccttcaggatgCTTTAGCTCAAATTTTATCAGTGTGTATTGGcttggctcaggcggtctcagttactacggccgcaactacttcttaggccgggggaggcacccagactcccgttgctcgcacacctgagcaggttgtgcagggacttcaaacactGGAGGCACCTCCAGCCCATCCGGTTGCACTagctcaggagtatgtggtaccagttatgcctgatgatgagcagcgtcgattagagaggtttggtagacttcagcctccgaccttcagtggtgcagagggcgaggatgcccagggtttcttggataagtgttagaggaaaCTTCGTgcaatgggtattctggagaccagcagggCCACTTTCACTACCTTTCAattttctagagctgccttcacttggtgggaggcttatgagaagCATAGGCCTATtagtgcagcgccccttacctggacGCAGTTATTTGTTctttttttggagaagtatgtgccacagtcttgcCGAGAGGAGCTGCACAGGAAGTTCGAGCAATTGTATCAGGGAGtgatgactgtgacacagtatgagatgcggtctggttggttcccacagatcgagagaggatcaggaggttcattgatggcctcacatattagctttggattctcatgactagggagagggtatcaggtgctactttcgaggaggttattGACATCGCCTGCAAGATTGAGTTGGTTCATCACCGGGAGCAagaggaaagggaggccaagaggcctcggggatctggtagctttggtagtgctccttcgaggggtcagtttcagcacggcagggGCCGTCCATTTATGCGGGATTAGTCAACTCACCCAGGTTATCGttgggcatcatcgggtcatggttctcacagttctcatcagggccattcgtCAATCAGTGCCATTCCAGCCTAGAGTTCAttccgtgctccatcagttcagggttcttctatgccaggtccttttactggtcattctggtgccaggggttcccttcagtccccatctccagcaccagggagttgttatgagtgtgaagAGTTTGggaatatgaggaggcagtgtcctcgtcttcttgagggtccgtctcagcagaggggtcaaccctcgacttcagctccagtcaCTTCACCACTAGCTCAGGCAAATAGGGTGGGggccagtcagctaggggttgccccAGAGGGAGAGGCcgattaggtggtggtcaggctcgctTCTATGCCCTCCCAGATAGACCAGATGCTGctgcttcagatgccgtgattacaggtattgtctcagtctgccgtAGAGaagcctctgtattatttgatcccagttccaccttttcttataagtcatcatactttgctcgctatttggatacaccccgtgagtcttttgtttcacctgttcaagtatctactccggtgggcgatactgttgttgtaaacTGTGTGTACCGATcctatgtggtgactattgggggtctggacacccgagtggatcttttgttattatatatggttgatttcgatgtcatattgggcatagattggctatctccatgtcatgctatattggacAGTCACGCTAagatagtgacgttggctatgccgggagtgccacagattgagtggcgaggttttactgattttgtccccagtagggtgatttcgtttctgaaggcccagcgtatggttgagaaaggTTGTCTCtcgtatttagcctttgtgagggatgtcggtgcagagactcccagtattgattctgttccaattgtgagggattttcccgatgtgtttcctgcagacctaccgagt
The Nicotiana sylvestris chromosome 11, ASM39365v2, whole genome shotgun sequence DNA segment above includes these coding regions:
- the LOC138881061 gene encoding uncharacterized protein, with product MGILETSRATFTTFQFSRAAFTWWEAYEKHRPISAAPLTWTQLFVLFLEKYVPQSCREELHRKFEQLYQGVMTVTQERVSGATFEEVIDIACKIELVHHREQEEREAKRPRGSGSFGSAPSRGPFTGHSGARGSLQSPSPAPGSCYECEEFGNMRRQCPRLLEGPSQQRGQPSTSAPVTSPLAQANRVGASIVSVCRREASVLFDPSSTFSYKSSYFARYLDTPRESFVSPVQVSTPVGDTVVVNCVYRSYVVTIGGLDTRVDLLLLYMVDFDVILGIDWLSPCHAILDSHAKIVTLAMPGVPQIEWRGFTDFVPSRVISFLKAQRMVEKGCLSYLAFVRDVGAETPSIDSVPIVRDFPDVFPADLPSMPPDRNIDFGNDLVPGMQPISILPYRMAPAELKELKEKLQELLDKGLIRPNELSWGALVLFLKKKDVTLRMCIDYK